A segment of the Manihot esculenta cultivar AM560-2 chromosome 13, M.esculenta_v8, whole genome shotgun sequence genome:
CTGTTTTTGGATTCCTTTCAATGGTTGCAGCTCTTGCAGTGGCTGTGCCAGCCACCTTGGTAATATGGATCACAGTTCTGGTCTTGTTGACTTTCTTTGGAAAGCCAAGGAGGGCATTGGTGATTGAGGGAAGAAAGATCACTAGAGAAATTTTTGGGTGTGTGTTAAAGATTTTGTTAAAGGAAGGGAATGTTGTGGCTGCTGTTTGTGCTGTTCTAGGCTACTTTGCTCTGGTTAGAAGGAATTATGAAGGCA
Coding sequences within it:
- the LOC122721593 gene encoding uncharacterized protein LOC122721593; the protein is MEQSQVTTAASCGWPALYASVLLGAVFGFLSMVAALAVAVPATLVIWITVLVLLTFFGKPRRALVIEGRKITREIFGCVLKILLKEGNVVAAVCAVLGYFALVRRNYEGN